The Porites lutea chromosome 4, jaPorLute2.1, whole genome shotgun sequence genome contains a region encoding:
- the LOC140933877 gene encoding retinoid-inducible serine carboxypeptidase-like, protein MPFLSGSVMAKRGFLVPIAVFSLFFYLAASSPAIPDEDWNYVKVRENAFMFWWLYGAHTTQSQRLSRPLIMWLQGGPGGSSTGFGNFEELGPLTVNLTPRNTTWLRAANVLFVDNPVGAGYSYVTDKSAFTTNVTGIANDLVTLFKAFLDKQPVFQEIPFYIFCESYGGKMTSAFGVALYQAIEAGIIKCNFKGVALGDSWISPVDSVVTWGPYLYAVSLLDDKDLKLVNSAAQETADAVAKGQYEKATELWDKTEAVIAEKTDNVNVYNILQHNTPAFPTSQSLKNAVLDRLYNRHVGLLHADPLTELMNGPIRKKLRIIPGNVTWGGQSGEVFTYQSEDFMKPVISDVSKLLSYGLKVVIYQGQLDMICDTLGAEKWIAKLDWDGLQEFQNTDRVPLYPPSGQKDRHTGAFYKAYRNLELYYILLAGHMVPSDNGEMALEMVERIINQDNSKSALRLT, encoded by the exons ATGCCATTCTTGTCTGGGTCAGTCATGGCGAAGAGAGGTTTTCTCGTCCCGATTGCTGTGTTTTCCTTGTTCTTTTACCTTGCTGCATCTTCTCCAGCTATACCAGACGAGGACTGGAATTATGTGAAAGTCAGAGAAAACGCGTTTATGTTTTGGTGGCTTTATGGAGCTCACACCACTCAATCTCAGCGCCTTTCGAGACCGCTCATCATGTGGCTACAAGGAGGTCCTGGTGGTTCGTCTACGGGATTCGGAAATTTCGAAGAACTTGGTCCACTAACCGTGAACCTTACGCCGCGAAACACAACTTGGCTGCGAGCCGCTAATGTTCTGTTCGTCGATAACCCAGTGGGGGCAGGCTACAGCTATGTCACTGACAAGAGTGCTTTTACCACAAACGTAACAG GGATAGCAAATGATCTTGTCACTCTGTTCAAGGCTTTCCTGGATAAGCAACCTGTGTTCCAGGAGAtacctttttacattttttgtgaGTCTTATGGAGGCAAAATGACATCAGCTTTTGGTGTGGCTCTATATCAAGCTATTGAGGCTGGAATCATCAAATGCAACTTCAAAGGAGTAGCTCTAGGAGATTCATGGATTTCACCAGTTGACTCAGTGGTAACCTGGGGACCCTATCTTTATGCTGTATCACTACTTGATGATAAAGATCTGAAGTTAGTGAACAGTGCAGCCCAAGAAACTGCTGATGCTGTTGCCAAGGGGCAATATGAAAAAGCCACCGAACTCTGGGATAAAACAGAGGCTGTCATTGCTGAGAAAACTGACAATGTCAACGTGTATAACATTCTTCAACACAATACTCCAGCCTTCCCCACGTCTCAGTCCCTAAAGAATGCTGTCCTTGATCGTTTATATAATCGCCATGTTGGTCTCCTCCATGCTGACCCCTTGACAGAACTCATgaatggaccaatcagaaagAAGTTACGTATAATACCTGGAAATGTCACCTGGGGAGGCCAATCTGGTGAGGTCTTTACATATCAGTCAGAAGATTTCATGAAGCCCGTGATATCTGATGTCAGCAAACTTCTGAGTTATGGTCTGAAAGTTGTCATCTATCAAGGTCAGTTGGACATGATCTGCGATACCCTAGGCGCAGAGAAGTGGATTGCAAAACTTGATTGGGATGGACTACaagaatttcaaaatactgACCGAGTGCCACTTTATCCACCATCTGGCCAGAAGGATAGGCATACAGGAGCATTTTACAAGGCTTACAGGAATTTAGAACTTTATTATATCCTTTTGGCAGGGCATATGGTTCCTTCTGATAATGGTGAGATGGCTTTGGAAATGGTTGAAAGAATAATCAATCAAGATAATAGCAAATCAGCACTACGACTCACATAA
- the LOC140933878 gene encoding palmitoyltransferase ZDHHC16-like isoform X1 has translation MQRLRVVLFSLRSLTFNSETSRAVVLDTVFEPVFWVIDHFVRILGPAFVLLVIGLTTSVVVIWYSFLLPAILLYTTPWIVLHIATAHWLLINIVFHYFKAVFTSPGRALQDSNSNLENVKSGKYSICKKCIQIKPPRSHHCSICKRCVLKMDHHCPWINNCVGHFNHQHFILFCIFMCLGTLYVTVSARNLFIMHFFHDWSRASINNGKNNSTLLHVSSRVKPAGSYRYKEESASKSEHRCILFVFMLCSSVTLALGILTGWHCRLISYGETSIEWHSNRDEAKRLRKKGLIFNNPYNFGVWNNWKMLLGLVNGRSWLCILLPSTHPPYGDGISWHPLPNDLKKSRQGKLHIV, from the exons ATGCAACGTTTGCGAGTCGTACTTTTCAGTTTACGGTCTCTAACTTTCAACAGTGAAACTTCTAGAGCGGTTGTACTTGACACCGTATTCGAACCTGTTTTCTGGGTAATTGATCATTTTGTTAGGATCCTTGGACCG GCTTTTGTGCTGCTAGTGATAGGATTAACAACATCTGTAGTAGTTATTTGGTATTCATTTCTGCTGCCTGCTATTCTGCTCTACACCACACCATGGATTGTGCTTCACATTGCAACAGCTCATTGGCTACTCATCAACATtgttttccattattttaaagCTGTCTTTACATCACCAGGAAGAGCTCTCCAG gattcaaattcaaatttagaAAATGTGAAAAGTGGCAAATACTCTATTTGTAAAAAAT GTATTCAAATTAAACCTCCAAGATCCCACCATTGTTCAATATGCAAAAG gTGTGTTCTCAAGATGGATCACCACTGTC CATGGATAAACAACTGTGTTGGTCATTTTAATCATCaacattttatattattttgtatatttatGTGTCTTGGAACCCTGTATGTAACTGTTTCTGCTAGAAATCTGTTCATCATGCACTTCTTCCATGACTGG TCAAGGGCAAGCATTAATAATGGGAAAAATAATTCAACTCTTTTACATGTATCTTCAAGAGTCAAG CCAGCTGGTTCTTATCGCTATAAGGAAGAAAGTGCTTCAAAGTCAGAACATCGATGCATCCTCTTTGTTTTCATGTTATGCTCTAGTGTCACATTAGCTCTTGGAATTCTAACTGGATGGCACTGTAGGTTAATCAGCTATGGAGAGACATCAATTGAATGGCATTCTAACAGAGATGAAGCAAAAAGATTACGGAAAAAAGGTTTG ATTTTTAAcaatccctataattttgggGTTTGGAATAACTGGAAAATGCTTTTAGGACTTGTGAATGGAAG gtCTTGGTTATGTATTCTGCTACCTTCCACACACCCTCCTTATGGGGATGGAATCTCATGGCACCCATTACCAAACGATTTGAAAAAATCCAGACAAGGAAAACTACACAtagtttaa
- the LOC140933878 gene encoding palmitoyltransferase ZDHHC16-like isoform X2, translated as MQRLRVVLFSLRSLTFNSETSRAVVLDTVFEPVFWVIDHFVRILGPAFVLLVIGLTTSVVVIWYSFLLPAILLYTTPWIVLHIATAHWLLINIVFHYFKAVFTSPGRALQDSNSNLENVKSGKYSICKKCIQIKPPRSHHCSICKRCVLKMDHHCPWINNCVGHFNHQHFILFCIFMCLGTLYVTVSARNLFIMHFFHDWSRASINNGKNNSTLLHVSSRVKPAGSYRYKEESASKSEHRCILFVFMLCSSVTLALGILTGWHCRLISYGETSIEWHSNRDEAKRLRKKGLIFNNPYNFGVWNNWKMLLGLVNGRSWLCILLPSTHPPYGDGISWHPLPNDFFRLFNILFVP; from the exons ATGCAACGTTTGCGAGTCGTACTTTTCAGTTTACGGTCTCTAACTTTCAACAGTGAAACTTCTAGAGCGGTTGTACTTGACACCGTATTCGAACCTGTTTTCTGGGTAATTGATCATTTTGTTAGGATCCTTGGACCG GCTTTTGTGCTGCTAGTGATAGGATTAACAACATCTGTAGTAGTTATTTGGTATTCATTTCTGCTGCCTGCTATTCTGCTCTACACCACACCATGGATTGTGCTTCACATTGCAACAGCTCATTGGCTACTCATCAACATtgttttccattattttaaagCTGTCTTTACATCACCAGGAAGAGCTCTCCAG gattcaaattcaaatttagaAAATGTGAAAAGTGGCAAATACTCTATTTGTAAAAAAT GTATTCAAATTAAACCTCCAAGATCCCACCATTGTTCAATATGCAAAAG gTGTGTTCTCAAGATGGATCACCACTGTC CATGGATAAACAACTGTGTTGGTCATTTTAATCATCaacattttatattattttgtatatttatGTGTCTTGGAACCCTGTATGTAACTGTTTCTGCTAGAAATCTGTTCATCATGCACTTCTTCCATGACTGG TCAAGGGCAAGCATTAATAATGGGAAAAATAATTCAACTCTTTTACATGTATCTTCAAGAGTCAAG CCAGCTGGTTCTTATCGCTATAAGGAAGAAAGTGCTTCAAAGTCAGAACATCGATGCATCCTCTTTGTTTTCATGTTATGCTCTAGTGTCACATTAGCTCTTGGAATTCTAACTGGATGGCACTGTAGGTTAATCAGCTATGGAGAGACATCAATTGAATGGCATTCTAACAGAGATGAAGCAAAAAGATTACGGAAAAAAGGTTTG ATTTTTAAcaatccctataattttgggGTTTGGAATAACTGGAAAATGCTTTTAGGACTTGTGAATGGAAG gtCTTGGTTATGTATTCTGCTACCTTCCACACACCCTCCTTATGGGGATGGAATCTCATGGCACCCATTACCAAACGATTT TTTCAgattatttaatattttgtttgtaCCATAA